Proteins from a genomic interval of Pseudomonas paeninsulae:
- the tal gene encoding transaldolase: protein MSNLLEQLKQHSVVVADTGDLAAIKRFAPQDATTNPSIILKALQAGQYPQQLDAALDWAQPRSRSPEALLANACDRLVVSMGLEILEQIPGKVSTEVPAALSFDTHATLARARALYAQYLELGVAGERVLIKIAATWEGIQAARQLEREGIRCNLTLIFNLAQARACAEAGVYLVSPFVGRILDWHQRQAPDSRFSADSDPGVLSVRQIYRFFKQHDYPTVVMAASFRNLEQVLALGGCDRLTISPALLAELAEAEGRLTPALADDGQRQVAPAPLSEDALRWQMNEDAMATEKLAEGIRQFHADQLKLEALLSERLRALR, encoded by the coding sequence ATGTCCAACCTGCTCGAACAGCTGAAACAACACAGTGTGGTGGTCGCCGACACCGGCGATCTCGCGGCGATCAAGCGCTTCGCGCCGCAGGACGCCACCACCAATCCATCGATCATCCTCAAGGCCCTGCAAGCCGGGCAGTACCCACAACAGCTCGACGCCGCGCTGGATTGGGCGCAGCCGCGCAGTCGCTCGCCAGAGGCGCTGCTGGCCAACGCCTGCGATCGTCTGGTGGTGAGCATGGGGCTGGAGATTCTCGAGCAGATTCCCGGCAAGGTCTCAACCGAAGTGCCGGCGGCCCTGTCCTTCGACACGCACGCCACCCTGGCGCGGGCGCGCGCACTCTATGCTCAGTACCTGGAGCTGGGCGTTGCCGGCGAGCGCGTCTTGATCAAGATCGCCGCCACCTGGGAAGGCATCCAGGCGGCCCGGCAACTGGAGCGCGAGGGCATCCGTTGCAACCTCACCCTGATCTTCAACCTGGCCCAGGCGCGTGCCTGTGCCGAAGCGGGCGTCTACCTGGTATCGCCCTTTGTCGGGCGCATCCTCGACTGGCACCAACGGCAGGCGCCAGACAGCCGCTTCAGCGCGGATAGCGATCCGGGCGTGCTGTCCGTGCGGCAGATCTACCGCTTCTTCAAGCAGCACGACTACCCCACGGTGGTGATGGCGGCGAGCTTTCGCAACCTCGAGCAGGTACTGGCGTTGGGTGGTTGCGATCGCCTGACCATCAGCCCGGCATTGCTCGCCGAGTTGGCCGAGGCCGAAGGCCGGCTTACCCCGGCGCTGGCCGACGATGGCCAGCGGCAGGTGGCGCCGGCGCCGTTGAGCGAAGACGCTTTGCGTTGGCAGATGAATGAAGACGCCATGGCCACGGAAAAGCTCGCCGAAGGCATTCGCCAGTTCCATGCCGATCAACTCAAGCTCGAAGCCCTGCTCAGTGAGCGGCTGCGGGCGCTGCGTTGA
- the xylB gene encoding xylulokinase, whose amino-acid sequence MRLFLGIDCGTQGSKALVLDADSGRVLGEGSAPHQLISGANGRREQQPSDWLAAFEQATHAALNAAAITGEQILAIGVSGQQHGLVLLDEQGEVLRPAKLWCDTESTEQNQRLLDYLGGEAGSLERLGVAIAPGYTVSKLLWTREQYPEIFQRIAHILLPHDYLNYWLSGRCCAEYGDASGSGYFDVRRRTWDTALLRHIDPSGRLVAALPQLIESEQCLGPIRPQIAQLLGLNPAVRIASGGGDNMLGAIGTGNIQPGAITMSLGTSGTLYAYADQPRVSPQPQVATFCSSSGGWLALICSMNLTSATGAIQQLLELELASFGALVAQAPIGAEGVLMLPFFNGERVPALPNARASLHGMSSDNLSRANLCRAVVEGSVFGLRYGLDLLRASGIESRSIRLIGGAAKSPIWRQIVADIMATPLICPQHTEAAALGAAIQAAWCLDREQGHETTLEALCERCVSFDASSETRPDRGRSEQYEQVYQRYREQVMRQ is encoded by the coding sequence ATGCGCTTATTTCTAGGTATCGATTGCGGTACCCAGGGCAGCAAGGCGCTGGTGCTGGATGCCGACAGCGGCCGGGTGCTGGGCGAGGGCAGTGCCCCTCACCAGCTGATCAGCGGCGCCAATGGCCGGCGCGAGCAGCAGCCGAGCGACTGGCTGGCGGCGTTCGAGCAGGCCACTCACGCGGCCCTGAACGCGGCGGCGATCACTGGCGAGCAGATTCTCGCCATCGGTGTCTCCGGCCAGCAGCATGGCCTGGTTTTGCTCGACGAGCAGGGCGAGGTGCTGCGCCCGGCCAAGCTCTGGTGCGATACCGAGTCGACTGAGCAGAATCAGCGCCTGCTCGACTATCTCGGCGGTGAAGCCGGCTCGCTCGAGCGCCTGGGAGTGGCCATCGCGCCGGGCTACACGGTGTCCAAGCTGCTCTGGACCCGCGAGCAGTACCCCGAGATTTTTCAACGCATCGCCCATATCCTGCTGCCCCACGATTACCTCAACTACTGGCTGAGCGGGCGTTGCTGTGCCGAATACGGCGATGCTTCCGGCAGCGGCTATTTCGATGTGCGCCGACGCACCTGGGATACTGCGTTACTCAGGCATATCGATCCCTCGGGGCGGCTGGTTGCGGCGCTGCCGCAGCTGATCGAGTCGGAGCAATGCCTGGGACCGATCCGTCCGCAGATTGCCCAGCTGCTGGGCCTCAATCCCGCGGTGCGGATCGCCAGCGGCGGCGGCGATAACATGCTGGGCGCCATCGGCACCGGTAATATCCAGCCCGGGGCGATCACCATGAGCCTCGGCACCTCGGGCACTCTCTACGCCTATGCCGACCAGCCGCGGGTCAGCCCGCAGCCGCAGGTGGCAACCTTCTGCTCGTCTTCCGGCGGATGGCTGGCGCTGATCTGCAGCATGAACCTGACCAGTGCCACTGGCGCCATCCAGCAACTGCTGGAGCTGGAGCTGGCCAGCTTCGGCGCCCTGGTGGCACAAGCGCCGATCGGTGCCGAAGGCGTGCTGATGCTGCCGTTCTTCAACGGCGAGCGGGTGCCGGCATTGCCCAATGCCCGCGCGAGCCTGCACGGCATGAGCAGCGACAACCTGAGCCGCGCCAACCTTTGCCGCGCGGTGGTCGAGGGCAGCGTATTTGGTCTGCGCTATGGCCTCGACCTGTTGCGCGCCAGCGGTATCGAAAGCCGCAGCATCCGCCTGATCGGAGGCGCGGCGAAGAGCCCGATCTGGCGACAGATCGTCGCCGACATCATGGCCACTCCCCTGATCTGCCCGCAGCACACCGAGGCGGCAGCGCTGGGCGCGGCGATCCAGGCGGCCTGGTGCCTGGATCGGGAGCAGGGTCATGAGACCACGCTGGAGGCGCTTTGCGAACGCTGCGTCAGCTTCGATGCTAGCAGCGAAACCCGGCCGGATCGCGGCCGTAGCGAGCAGTACGAACAGGTTTACCAGCGCTATCGCGAGCAGGTCATGCGGCAGTAG